One bacterium DNA window includes the following coding sequences:
- a CDS encoding tetratricopeptide repeat protein yields the protein MPPAAARPSDRRARVLGVAGIAILALAAFWPIGRHEFLDWDDGIYVRDNDMVRGGLTLAGLRWAFTALEGGSWHPLTWLSHMLDVQLFGLDAGAHHLTSLVAHLAASLALVIVLGRLTGRVWPGVLVGALFAVHPLHVESVAWLSERKDVLSALFWMLTIAAYERFVRRPARARYLVLIFVFCLALMTKPMVVTLPLVLLILDYWPLGRLHDRGAAPLLREKLPLFALAAAGAVATVAAQAVAGKTVATLTVLPLPLRLANAATSAAAYLRDMVIPRNLAFYYPYPIDGVPPAAIGGAVALLAGCSLLALCQRRARPFLLAGWLWYLVTLLPVIGIVQVGMQARADRYTYLPLVGIFVLLAWGGADLASRSAGRRVAFAAAGVLVALLCAALARGQVGSWRDTETLTRRAIAVTAGNWVAHVNLGQYLMRQGRDEEGLQQYREAAALVPARAERHFQRGLRLAGEGRDREAAAEYARAAELFPPFVMANFSLGLLEARQGDVASASLHLRAAIAYRPDFVEAHFERGVLIAQAGEWEEAAAHFSEVLRYRPDFPGARHNLQVVLEGLGYGPDYVDQFLQNRGGHPDVQRWSAP from the coding sequence ATGCCGCCCGCCGCTGCCCGCCCCTCCGACCGACGTGCCCGGGTCCTCGGCGTCGCGGGGATCGCCATCCTCGCGCTGGCCGCGTTCTGGCCGATCGGGCGCCACGAGTTCCTCGACTGGGACGACGGCATCTACGTCCGCGACAACGACATGGTGCGTGGCGGCCTGACGCTGGCGGGACTGCGCTGGGCCTTCACCGCGCTCGAGGGCGGGAGCTGGCACCCGCTGACCTGGCTGTCCCACATGCTGGACGTGCAACTCTTCGGGCTCGACGCGGGCGCGCATCACCTCACGAGCCTCGTGGCGCACCTGGCGGCATCGCTCGCGCTCGTCATCGTCCTCGGGCGGCTCACCGGGAGGGTCTGGCCCGGCGTCCTGGTCGGCGCGCTCTTCGCCGTGCATCCCCTGCACGTCGAGTCCGTGGCGTGGCTCTCGGAGCGCAAGGACGTGCTGTCGGCGCTCTTCTGGATGCTCACGATCGCCGCGTATGAGCGTTTCGTTCGCCGTCCCGCCAGGGCGCGCTACCTCGTCCTGATCTTCGTCTTCTGCCTCGCGCTGATGACAAAGCCGATGGTGGTGACCCTCCCCCTCGTGCTGTTGATCCTGGACTACTGGCCCCTCGGAAGGCTCCATGACCGCGGCGCGGCGCCGCTCCTGCGGGAGAAGCTGCCCCTGTTCGCGCTGGCGGCTGCCGGCGCCGTCGCGACCGTCGCGGCGCAGGCCGTCGCGGGAAAGACGGTGGCCACGCTGACGGTGCTCCCGCTGCCGCTGCGCCTGGCGAACGCGGCGACGAGCGCCGCGGCCTACCTGAGGGACATGGTCATCCCCCGGAACCTCGCGTTCTACTATCCGTATCCCATCGACGGCGTCCCGCCCGCCGCGATCGGCGGGGCGGTCGCGCTCCTCGCGGGGTGCTCGCTGCTGGCGCTGTGCCAGCGTCGCGCGCGGCCGTTCCTCCTGGCGGGATGGCTCTGGTACCTCGTGACGCTGCTGCCGGTGATCGGCATCGTCCAGGTCGGGATGCAGGCCCGCGCCGACCGGTACACCTATCTTCCGCTCGTGGGCATCTTCGTGCTCCTCGCGTGGGGCGGCGCGGACCTTGCGTCGCGATCCGCCGGCAGGCGCGTCGCATTCGCCGCCGCCGGCGTCCTGGTCGCGCTCCTCTGCGCCGCGCTCGCACGGGGGCAGGTCGGTTCGTGGCGGGACACGGAGACCCTGACGCGCCGGGCGATCGCCGTGACGGCCGGGAACTGGGTGGCCCACGTGAACCTCGGCCAATACCTCATGCGCCAGGGGCGCGACGAGGAAGGGCTGCAGCAGTACCGCGAGGCGGCCGCGCTCGTCCCGGCGCGCGCCGAGCGCCACTTCCAGCGCGGTCTGCGGCTCGCGGGCGAGGGCCGGGACCGGGAGGCGGCGGCCGAGTACGCCCGCGCAGCCGAGCTCTTCCCTCCCTTCGTCATGGCGAACTTCTCCCTCGGCCTGCTGGAGGCGAGACAGGGCGACGTGGCATCGGCCTCCCTGCACCTGCGGGCGGCCATCGCCTACCGGCCCGACTTCGTCGAAGCGCACTTCGAGCGGGGGGTGCTCATCGCGCAGGCCGGCGAGTGGGAGGAGGCCGCGGCGCACTTCTCGGAGGTTCTCCGCTACCGCCCCGACTTCCCCGGGGCCCGCCACAACCTCCAGGTCGTCCTCGAGGGGCTCGGCTATGGGCCGGATTACGTCGACCAGTTCCTGCAAAACCGCGGGGGGCACCCGGACGTGCAGCGCTGGAGCGCGCCCTGA
- a CDS encoding tetratricopeptide repeat protein: MHLPRTTDRRRLLVACLLVFSAATILYLPATRYPYNLLDDRALVTQNPLARSVGGQTPGGLFSVHEGYWIPVTWLSFSIEQLVAGGSPGLSHGTNGLLHAGNAVLLLLLLARLTGRIAPASLVAAAFAVHPAGVEAVAWISSRKDVLSTFLALLSLHAYVAWTRRPRAGFAAGALALFVASVLAKPMLVLLPVLLLLLDFWPLGRWRSERPAALAAAKFPFAAVGAAVAAVYLLTQKSHVTGLAIVGLGSRLAHGLVAPLFYLGMLLRPADLAFIYPIREHPYPLWLVLLTPCLVAAATWWAVRERHRFPWVLAGWFWYLATLAPVSGFVQAGVTIVMDRLVYVPGIGILLLAAGALGAALGGATDRRRLAIAAACVAGIAMLAAMQSRQLSYWRDDETLLSRTVEVAPDSGIAQWNLAITLLQKGNRDGALEHARAARLAARGDGEIIYNAGLVLDNLGRFEEAAEAFREAIALGDPSARVRAALGVALGSTGRIEEGLPFLEEARRLDPRSSEVAFNLGVALLRLGRPAEALAPLSAAAALSPGDHRALFNLGIALQGAGRPAEAADRFAEVLRIAPGLDAARRHLAEVREVLGRNAAAGDAR; encoded by the coding sequence ATGCACCTGCCGCGCACGACGGACCGACGGCGACTCCTCGTCGCCTGCCTCCTGGTCTTCTCCGCGGCGACAATCCTCTACCTCCCGGCGACGCGTTACCCGTACAACCTGCTCGACGACCGCGCCCTCGTCACGCAGAACCCTCTCGCCCGCAGCGTCGGCGGGCAGACGCCGGGCGGCCTCTTCTCCGTCCACGAGGGCTACTGGATCCCCGTCACCTGGCTCTCCTTCAGCATCGAGCAGTTGGTGGCCGGCGGGAGCCCCGGACTCTCCCACGGCACGAACGGGCTCCTGCACGCCGGCAACGCCGTCCTGCTGCTGCTGCTCCTGGCGCGGCTGACCGGCAGGATCGCGCCTGCGTCCCTCGTGGCCGCGGCCTTCGCCGTGCACCCCGCCGGCGTCGAGGCGGTGGCATGGATCTCCTCGCGCAAGGACGTCCTCTCGACCTTCCTCGCGCTCTTGTCGCTCCACGCGTATGTCGCCTGGACCCGCCGGCCCCGCGCCGGCTTCGCCGCCGGCGCGCTCGCTCTCTTCGTGGCGAGCGTCCTGGCCAAGCCGATGCTGGTCCTGCTGCCCGTACTCCTGCTGCTGCTGGATTTCTGGCCGCTGGGGCGCTGGCGGTCGGAGCGGCCGGCCGCGCTGGCCGCCGCGAAGTTCCCTTTCGCCGCCGTCGGCGCCGCGGTCGCCGCGGTGTATCTCCTGACCCAGAAGAGCCATGTCACGGGCCTGGCGATCGTCGGCCTCGGTTCCCGGCTCGCCCACGGCCTGGTCGCGCCACTCTTCTACCTGGGCATGCTGCTGCGGCCCGCCGACCTCGCCTTCATCTACCCGATCCGCGAGCACCCCTACCCGCTCTGGCTGGTGCTCCTCACGCCCTGCCTCGTTGCCGCGGCCACGTGGTGGGCCGTGCGCGAGCGGCACCGCTTCCCCTGGGTACTCGCGGGCTGGTTCTGGTACCTCGCGACGCTCGCGCCCGTCTCGGGGTTCGTGCAGGCGGGTGTCACGATCGTGATGGACCGCCTCGTCTACGTGCCGGGGATCGGCATCCTGCTGCTCGCGGCGGGGGCGCTCGGCGCGGCGCTCGGCGGCGCGACGGACAGGCGACGGCTCGCCATCGCCGCCGCCTGCGTGGCCGGCATCGCCATGCTCGCTGCAATGCAGAGCCGGCAACTCTCGTACTGGCGGGACGACGAGACGCTCCTCTCCCGAACCGTCGAGGTCGCGCCGGACAGCGGCATCGCCCAGTGGAACCTCGCGATCACCCTCCTCCAGAAGGGAAACCGGGACGGGGCGCTGGAGCACGCCCGAGCGGCGCGCCTGGCCGCCCGCGGGGACGGCGAGATCATCTACAACGCGGGCCTGGTGCTCGACAACCTCGGCCGGTTCGAGGAGGCCGCGGAGGCGTTTCGGGAAGCCATCGCCCTCGGCGACCCGAGCGCGCGGGTGCGGGCGGCCCTGGGCGTAGCCCTCGGCAGCACGGGGCGGATCGAAGAGGGGCTGCCGTTCCTGGAGGAGGCCCGAAGGCTCGACCCGCGCTCGAGCGAGGTCGCCTTCAACCTCGGCGTGGCGCTGCTGCGGCTGGGCCGGCCGGCGGAGGCGCTCGCGCCCCTTTCCGCGGCGGCAGCCCTCTCTCCCGGCGATCACCGCGCTCTCTTCAACCTCGGGATCGCCCTCCAGGGCGCCGGCCGACCCGCGGAGGCGGCGGACCGCTTCGCGGAGGTCCTCCGCATCGCACCCGGCCTCGACGCCGCGCGCCGGCACCTCGCCGAGGTCCGGGAAGTGCTCGGGCGGAACGCAGCCGCGGGGGACGCACGGTGA